Proteins from one Impatiens glandulifera chromosome 2, dImpGla2.1, whole genome shotgun sequence genomic window:
- the LOC124927941 gene encoding cyclic nucleotide-gated ion channel 17-like: MELKKEKLVRFCNDGKLYPENSWENKENTTNTNTNNRRHEKRLPLHKAASAAPPLLKPDGTGNGVGGVKISSWKRNIIIIIDPGSEISLMWNRIFLFSCLMALFVDPLFFYLPSVFITDNSSCMSTDLNLGITVTCLRTFADLFYLLHVIIKFRTAYVSPQTRVFGRGELVMDPKKIADRYLKSDFFIDAIAMLPLPQIVIWFILPAIRSSHADHTNNTIVLIVFLQYIPRLYLIFPLSSQIIKSAGLVTKTAWAGAVYNLLLYMLASHILGASWYLLSMERHATCWKSVCKQELDPVKCNLRFLDCGSLNHQDRMIWANNTGVFTKCDPDNSSDIGFKYGIFGDLVTKNVETSKFLEKYFYCLWWGLQNLSSYGQNLSTSTFIGETLFAILIAILGLVLFAHLIGNMQTYLQSMTVRLEEWRLKRRDTEKWMRHRQLPRDLQERVRRFIQYKWLATRGVDEESILHSLPTDLRRDIQRHLCLDLVRRVPFFSEMDDQLLDAICERLSSSLSTQGTYIVREDDPVTAMQFIIRGKLESSTTNGGRTGFFNSITLSPGDFCGEELLSWALHPKSSLNLPSSTRTVKALVEVESFALRAEDLKFVANQFRRLHSKKLQHTFRFYSHHWRTWGTCFIQAAWRRYKRRMMAKALSMKLESFSYDNTPQKEMTMKNTEEEEETKNKATKQSLGVTILASRFAANTRRRGALKIKQVGLMNLQKPEEPDFSAEPDEDV, from the exons atggagctcaagaaagaaaaactCGTTAG GTTTTGTAACGATGGAAAGCTATATCCCGAGAATTCATGGGAAAACAAAGAGAATACTACTAATACCAATACTAATAATCGCCGCCATGAGAAACGGTTACCACTCCACAAAGCTGCTTCAGCCGCACCGCCGTTACTGAAGCCCGATGGAACCGGAAATGGCGTCGGAGGTGTTAAGATTTCTTCATGGAAGaggaatataataataattattgatcCAGGAAGTGAAATTTCATTGATGTGGAATAGGATcttcttattttcatgtttgATGGCTCTTTTCGTTGATCCTTTGTTTTTCTATCTTCCTTCTGTGTTCATTACCGATAATTCTTCTTGTATGTCGACTGATTTGAATCTAGGAATTACTGTCACCTGCTTAAGAACATTTGCCGATCTATTCTATCTTTTACATGTAATTATAAAGTTCAGAACAGCTTATGTTTCACCACAGACAAGGGTTTTTGGTAGAGGTGAACTTGTTATGGATCCGAAGAAGATTGCGGATAGGTATTTGAAATCCGATTTCTTCATCGATGCAATTGCCATGCTTCCTCTTCCTCAG ATTGTTATATGGTTCATCCTACCGGCAATTAGAAGCTCCCATGCGGATCACACGAACAATACGATCGTGCTGATTGTCTTTCTACAATACATTCCGAgattatatcttatttttccgTTAAGTTCTCAGATAATCAAATCTGCAGGACTAGTTACAAAAACTGCTTGGGCTGGTGCTGTTTATAATCTCCTACTTTACATGCTAGCTAGCCAT ATCTTAGGTGCATCATGGTACTTATTGTCAATGGAGAGGCACGCCACCTGCTGGAAATCGGTTTGTAAACAAGAACTTGATCCTGTCAAATGCAATCTGCGTTTCTTGGATTGTGGAAGTTTGAATCATCAAGACAGGATGATATGGGCTAACAACACTGGTGTGTTTACCAAGTGTGATCCTGATAACAGCAGTGATATTGGGTTCAAGTACGGGATTTTTGGGGATTTAGTGACAAAAAATGTTGAGACTTCAAAATTTCTCGAGAAATACTTCTATTGCCTATGGTGGGGACTACAAAATTTAAG TTCATACGGGCAGAATTTGAGTACTAGCACATTTATAGGCGAAACATTATTCGCCATACTTATTGCTATTTTGGGCCTGGTTTTGTTCGCCCATTTGATTGGAAATATGCAG ACATACTTACAATCTATGACAGTTAGGCTTGAAGAGTGGAGGCTTAAGCGAAGAGACACCGAGAAGTGGATGAGACACAGACAACTCCCTCGGGATCTACAAGAACGCGTTCGACGTTTTATTCAATACAAGTGGCTGGCTACTAGAGGAGTCGACGAAGAATCTATTTTACATTCCTTGCCTACAGATTTACGTCGAGACATTCAACGCCACCTTTGTTTGGACCTTGTGAGACGG GTTCCATTTTTCTCGGAAATGGACGATCAACTTCTCGACGCCATCTGCGAGcgattatcatcatcactaagtACACAAGGCACATATATAGTCCGAGAAGACGATCCAGTAACTGCAATGCAATTCATCATCAGAGGAAAGTTAGAAAGTTCAACAACAAACGGAGGACGGACTGGTTTCTTCAACTCAATAACCTTAAGCCCCGGAGATTTCTGTGGGGAAGAATTACTCTCATGGGCTTTACATCCAAAATCAAGTTTAAACTTACCATCATCCACAAGAACAGTAAAAGCACTAGTGGAAGTTGAATCATTTGCATTACGAGCGGAAGATTTAAAATTCGTAGCGAATCAATTTAGAAGACTTCATAGTAAAAAGTTACAACATACTTTTCGGTTTTACTCTCATCATTGGAGGACATGGGGAACTTGTTTCATTCAAGCTGCTTGGAGAAGATATAAGAGGAGAATGATGGCTAAAGCTTTAAGCATGAAATTAGAGTCTTTTTCTTATGATAATACACCACAAAAGGAAATGACCATGAAAAatactgaagaagaagaagaaacaaagaaTAAGGCGACAAAGCAAAGTCTTGGAGTGACAATATTGGCTTCGAGATTTGCGGCGAATACAAGGAGAAGAGGAGCTTTGAAGATTAAACAAGTTGGATTGATGAATTTGCAGAAGCCTGAAGAACCTGATTTTTCAGCTGAGCCAGATGAAGATGTTTAA
- the LOC124923641 gene encoding mitogen-activated protein kinase kinase kinase 20-like yields the protein MEVSAPPKSIKIWERGKMIGAGGYGRVYLARILPSHPLFLLYPYFLMAVKSAEYSQSSSLHHERYLFNKFRDCPHIIRFLGYDFSFEKDQILSNIFLEYASGGSLRHRIKVIARIDEIEARSYTKSILCGLRCIHARGYVHCDINASNILLVHGQAKIADLGLMRKVGKFQGKFIGTREYMPPESIESGEYGTSTDIWGLGCIVFEMLTEKDGNMRIWMNFTNYGECLKKRWIF from the coding sequence ATGGAAGTATCTGCTCCGCCtaaatccatcaaaatatggGAACGGGGGAAGATGATCGGCGCCGGCGGTTACGGCCGCGTTTATCTTGCCCGTATATTGCCTTCGCATCCCTTATTTCTCTTATACCCATATTTTCTAATGGCAGTCAAATCCGCAGAATACTCGCAATCTTCTTCTCTACATCATGAAAGGTATCTTTTCAACAAGTTTCGAGATTGTCCTCACATTATTCGTTTCCTCGGTTATGATTTCTCCTTCGAAAAAGACCAAATTCTTTCAAACATCTTCCTCGAGTACGCCTCGGGAGGTAGCTTACGCCACCGGATCAAAGTGATTGCAAGAATCGATGAGATCGAAGCGAGAAGTTATACCAAATCAATCTTATGTGGTTTGAGATGTATCCATGCACGAGGATACGTGCATTGCGATATCAATGCtagtaatattttgttagtACATGGACAAGCAAAGATTGCGGATTTAGGGCTGATGAGGAAAGTTGGGAAATTTCAAGGTAAGTTTATTGGGACTAGGGAATATATGCCACCCGAGTCGATTGAGTCGGGTGAGTATGGAACCTCGACAGATATTTGGGGGCTCGGTTGCATTGTGTTTGAGATGCTAACGGAAAAAGATGGAAATATGAGAATTTGGATGAACTTTACAAACTATGGAGAATGTCTAAAGAAGCGTTGGATTTTTTGA
- the LOC124926102 gene encoding hydroxypyruvate reductase: MLNRLIYKATRTTVNRALNLQTFKEFAGRAGKMSGESDNHITRVLFCGPYFPASHNYTREYLQEYPFIKVDDVPVSDIPAVIGDYHLCIVKNFRLNSDLIARANQMKIIMQFGVGLEGVDVDSATSCGVKVARIPGDVTGNAASCAEMAIYLMLGLLRKQTEMQLAVKNRQLGEPVGVPLLGKTVFIMGYGNIGIDLAKRLRPFGVKIIATKRSWPVSDDCVNDDLIDEKGNHKDIHDFASKADIIVCCLSMNTETAGIVNHEFLSSMKKGCVLLNIARGGLLDYESVSYHLKSGQLGGLGIDVAWIEPFDPEDPILKHPNVIITPHVAGVTEYSYRSMAKVVGDVALQIHKGTPVTGIEFVN; encoded by the exons ATGCTCAATCGTCTGATTTACAAAGCCACAAGAACTACGGTGAATCGTGCCCTGAATCTCCAAACATTTAAGG AATTTGCAGGAAGAGCTGGTAAAATGTCTGGGGAAAGTGATAATCACATTACCCGTGTTCTCTTTTGTGGTCCTTATTTCCCTGCATCTCATAATTATACAAGAGAGTATTTGCAAGAATACCCATTTATTAAG GTTGATGATGTCCCAGTTAGTGATATTCCTGCTGTTATTGGCGATTATCATTTATGTATAGTAAAGAACTTTAGACTGAATTCAGATCTTATTGCTCGCGCCAATCAGATGAAGATCATAATGCAGTTTGGTGTTGGGTTGGAAG GTGTTGATGTTGATTCTGCTACAAGTTGTGGTGTTAAGGTCGCTAGAATTCCAGGCGATGTAACGGGCAATGCAGCTTCTTGTGCTGAAATGGCAATATATTTGATGTTGGGCCTCCTCCGTAAGCAA ACTGAGATGCAACTGGCAGTGAAAAATAGACAACTTGGAGAACCAGTAGGTGTACCATTGCTTGGGAAAACT GTATTCATCATGGGATATGGGAATATTGGGATTGATTTGGCTAAGCGTTTGCGTCCTTTTGGCGTGAAAATTATTGCCACTAAACGAAGTTGGCCTGTCAGTGATG ACTGTGTTAATGATGATTTGATCGATGAGAAAGGCAATCACAAAGATATCCATGATTTTGCTAGCAAGGCTGACATTATTGTGTGTTGTCTTTCAATGAATACTGAAACG gCTGGCATTGTGAACCATGAATTTTTATCATCGATGAAAAAG GGTTGTGTTTTATTGAATATAGCTCGAGGAGGTCTATTGGACTATGAATCAGTTTCTTATCACCTAAAATCAGGACAGTTGGGGGGTTTAGGCATCGATGTTGCCTGGATAGAGCCCTTTGATCCAGAAGATCCAATTCTCAAACACCCAAATGTTATAATAACTCCCCATGTTGCAGGAGTAACTGAATATTCTTACAGATCAATGGCTAAG GTGGTTGGCGATGTAGCACTTCAAATTCACAAGGGGACTCCAGTTACCGGGATAGAGTTTGTTAATTGA